Part of the Primulina huaijiensis isolate GDHJ02 chromosome 15, ASM1229523v2, whole genome shotgun sequence genome is shown below.
AAGTCGTAAGCCACTACATCATCTTTATTTACTTCATACAGAGCACTCTAAGAAACAAGTGGATCCGTACAATAATTCACTGGATAGGATCTCTTCAATTCAAGAATAAAAGCAGTCCTCGTATATGATGAGTTTCCTCCCAGGTACTCTTAGTAAAGTATGTTGCTTCTAAGTGAGATTTATTACGTTACATTCTTCTGTCTTTGATAACACATGTGATTATACTCAAGAGAATTACAGTAGTCCTTGAATATGATGCATGACCAGAGTTTCCCAAATACTTTCCCATTAATTATTTACTTCCAATTGggattttttattatgtttttaagCCTTTGACCATACATGTGATCATACTCAAGAAAATAAGCAAGCTACGTATCACAAAACACGTTGGAGTCTGGTCTAAAAAATTTTATGCTTACCATTTAGTTGCAAGTTGAAAATCAAGGAAcggaattttaaatattaaaatcgattaaaaataaaatgctaaaagtcCCCATTTATCCGTGCACACACCAATTTGGTCCAACATATGTAAGCACAACCAGTACTGGCCTTCATCCTCGCCAATCAACAAAGTAATTAAACAGCAGACAGTCAATTACTGGCACAAATCCTCATCAATCCATATTAAATAACATCACTAGAAACTTAAAGATAATTAGCTACCGGCACCGGCACCCATTCTCAGGCATTCAGGAAGACAAGAAATCGGTTAAATAAGTAAAGGTTGAGCATGATCAGTACTGGCCCTCACACCCTCCGGTCAAGAATCCAAGAAAACAATCAAACAGTGGGTAAGCATAACCATTACCGACCCTCATGCTCGACAACCAAGAAAACAATTAAACAGCAATAATAGTAGGCCGCTGTCACGCATCGTCACCAATCAAGAatacaagaaatcaagaaactgTTTCGGCACCAAGAAAATGAATATCGGGTAGAATTCTTAACCCCCGAAAACCAATAATTACGTtcaaaatgcaaaaaaaaaggGGGAAAGAAAACTCGTACGTTGGAGGTAAAGGAGTTGCTTGGAGACATGGGACCCTCCCCCTTGTACATGAGTTCCCGTGTACAAATACACAAGAAAACACACACAGCAGAGAGTTAAAGAGAACAAGATGTCGATCGAATACTGTTGAAGAATCTGCAGAAAGAACACCGATTAAATGGGAATCAAATAAAGGGTTCTAGCAGACAGGCGTGTTCAGTCATGCGCATTTATTTATGATGGTGGTGGTTAGGAATTGGAGGAAGTTCATGGTGGGACCATCTACACGACGCGTGGTTCGGACATGGAAACAAAAGAGCTCTGAGTTCCATGTTCTATACCGCAGGGCttttgaaaatgtcaaaaattcatttttttaatttcctcctttttttttcttttataaaataaaatcttgacAATTGAAAACTGTAAAGCTTAAAttcaaacataataaaatatattcaaactCGAGTTCAATTCAAAACTCGAAATTTTAATGTTTAAATTCAGTTCGAATCgagatttgatttcaaatttgaCTCGAAATATATGAATATGttcaagaaataataaaaaaataaatgtttgaaatatactttttaatatataattatataatattaataatatattaaaatttgtgaGTGGCTCGAGAAATATCGAAAAAAATAAATGGAGCTCAAGTTCAGCTCAAATTCGATGATTTCGAATATGAATAAATGTTTTTCGAGCCGACTTTATTGGTTTCCACGTCTATTAAACTTTGTTCCAGATTTTAGattgaaaaataattcaaaactatatattatatatcatatatattatatgatcaATCGTTATTAATACTAGTGTAttaaaaaacatgatttatcaaattattatatatCTGTAACCATACAGTATtcccaaaaaagaaaaatatagaaaaatcaaatttattttatatgtatgcattgtgtattttaattttggcaaaaacttgtgtgagacggtctcacggatcgtattttgtgaaacatgtctcttatttgggtcatacatgaaaaaacattactttttatgctaagagtattactttttattgtgaatatcagtagggttgactcgtctcacagataaagattcgtgagaccatatCAAAGTGAcctactttttatttttaatatttattgctTCCCAATTATATAATCCATGTTTTCCGtttatctcaaatatatagttcaatttccttatttaaaaaaaaaatattttactcatTTACCCCTATTTAATGTGCAAAAATCTGAAATCTTTTAACTTAGCTATGTTGGGTAAACAAGCATGGAATCTTATTGCCAAACCAAACTCCCCTATGATCAGAGTCTTAAAATCCAAGTACTTCCCCAATTCGAATTTTCTGGAGGCAAATCTGGGTCACAATCCCAGCTTCATATGGCGTAGTTTATGGAGTTCAAGAATCATTCTAAAAAGAGGAGCCCGATGGCGAATTGGAAATGGGAGAAATATCAGTGTCTGGAAAGATCCTTGGTTACGTGACCCAAGCAATTTCTACATATCATCACCTCCTATTGCAGAGCTTCACTCACTGAAGGTAAGTGATTTATTCATCCCCTTCACTACCCAGTGGGATCATGAGCTGCTGTTTTACCTATTTGGAAATCAAGATGTACAGAAGATATTGAACATTCATGTACACACAAACACAGGAGGAGATAAACTTATTTAGCATCATGAAAGTAATGGCAAATATACGGTTCGGTCAGGATATAATAGCGCCCAAGAAATATTAGATGTGGGAGGAAATAATGAGGTCTCCGGGGATTGGAAAAAGCTACGGAAACTGAAAATTCCACCAAAGGTGAAGGTCTTTTTGTGGCGTGCCGCGAGAGATATTCTACCAAATCGAGGAAGCCATCAAAAGAAACAAGTTGTGGTCCCCATCTCTTGTGCAACCTGTGGAAATGAATGGGAGAATTAATGGCATCTATTCATCTTCTACCCAATGGCAAAAGCTTGCTGGGAAGAGTTGAGCACCTGGAATCATGTGCTCTCATTATCTAACGAAGCAGATAGATTCGTCCAATGGATGTTCAATTTGTTCCAGACAGTAGATGTTAGTACTCTTGAAAATATAGCAATGGTATTATGGGGCATATGGAGGACTCGAAACGAGAAGCTAtggaacaaaattttcaaaccaGCTGAATCAGTGGTTAGCTCAGCGCTTCAACTCTTGATGGATTGGAGAGCGGTGTGTAGCATCGAAAGAATTCGGGATAGAACAAATCAGCGGGATGGGGAGAGAATTACCTGGCAAAAACCACAGGCTCAAGCATTAAAATGCAACGTCGACGCATTGGTACAGAATGGTTTAAGGAACATCGGGGTGGGTATGGTATTTCGAGGCTCAGATGGACTATTTATTTTAGCTAAAACAAACGTGTTCATTGGAAGAGTAGGAATTAAAGATGCAGAAGCAATGGCGTTCAAGGAAGTCCTTAGCTGGGTTGAAGGGATGAATGTTCAAAATGTAATCTTTGAGTCTGATTCTAAAATATTTGTCGAGGCAATAACGGTGGAAATAGAAGATGACTCAGAATTTGGTACAATTATCTCAGAGTGTCGTGAAGTTCTTCGCCAAAGACCATTATTCAGTGTCTATTTCACACGTCGACAAGCAAACAAGGTTGCCCACAATCTTGCTAGGGCATCTTATTTCTATGCTCGTCCCTCTACCTGGAATACTTCtccaaattttatctttgatgttttgaatgaagaCCGTAATTCCCTTGattcttaataatatttttcattccgttcaaaaaaatatatatccacTTTCTTTTTTATAATATCATTAAATAAGATTGTATTAGAAATCTTGTCAGTATAATTTGTTTTctcattaatattattaatttatgtaaaaaaaaataaaataaattttataattgagAATGAGGAATCATCCGTTATGTAACGTACCTAACTCTTCGGACTTTTCTTGGGCTTCTTTTGGTCAATTCTTCGATGAATTGACTTTACCTACCAAGTaagaaaacaatttttatttttatttttaaaaaagaaaggaaaataaaactaCTTCGTCAACTCTCTGAGCAAAAAATGTTTATAATTTACTTccgtgtgtgtctatatatatatatatatatatagacacacacacactggCGGAGCATCACATAAaatttttcgatattttttGTACATATCTTCCGTTTTCGATATACGGGCTGTTTTTTGTCAATTCTTCCGTTTTCGATATTtttcatacataaaattttttcttattttccgTTAGTCCGGAGCTCCTTTTGTCAATATTAATTCACTCATGGTTTAGAAAATTATAGCTTGTGTTGAAACGAAAACTATGACAAGATTTTATCGGCTTTCTCGATTTCAACAATCATGATATCCCATTTATTTTCCAATATTAGTTTGAAAATGGTTTGAGgattgaattttaaatgatattttctttGAACAGAAAAATAATGTAATGTTTGAATTCATTTTTGTTCTACTCTTACCAGCGGTTTGGACATCTTCCACGATCTTTTATTATGGATTATGAGTCAACTTCCTCAGTCGTCCGCTTTCTCGGATCAAATGCAATTTTCGTGGACTTAGCAGCATTTGGGCTTCCGTATCTGATGTGCTTTTTGATGTTGAGCTTTCGCATATTTCATATGCAACGATATGATTAATTATTCAccgtatatatatatttttatttaatccatgtaatatatgttattattataatattaaagttGGATCGGATAAAGATGAAAACAATGTAATGATCAATTTTCTAAAATCCCAAAATGCTTATATTTCTTATAACAATACCTTAAAATATTCAATCATTTATCTATTAGAATGACCTCAACCATCATTGCTtgctcaaaatatttatttggtaaaatcaaatttaaatatttttttcaagtttttttaaattaaaataagattTAAAAGTTTAATAGTCAATGTAGTAGTAATAGTGTAAACAATTTATGGGCTTATTTCGGGCCTTGTTGCATTCTAAAGCCCATATCGAATTTTGGCCCAAATGAATTATATTTCACCTGGTTTTCTTTCAACGCCTCTTAACATCTACAATGGAGTCCCTTCAAACACCACCCACGGCCACCGTGAACGGCGGCGACACCGATAATACAGTTGTCACTATCTCAGGCACCAAGGCCGAGAGGGAAACCGGCGCTGATCACGGTAACGGTGCCAAGGAAGAGCTGGAACACGCAGCCTCCGAGGAGATCTCCTCTGATGAGACCTCCAACTATGGAACTCCGAGTTTGAACCCAGAAACGGATGCcggagaagaagatgaagaagaagacgAGGAGGGAGAAGAAGAGGAGCACAATACGAAGCAGCAAAAGCAGCTTTCTGAATTGCCGAAAGGCGGTTCTTCGGACGCCAGAATTGCTGTAATGCTCTCAAGAGCTGATACGAAGAATACGCCGTTGCCTCTCCCGAACGGAAAGCCCGCACATGCCGTGAAGAAGCCCAAGAAGAAGAGCAAGGACGTGTGGACAACCACGTCCAGGAAGGGGAAGAAAAAGACCAAGCATGTCTTTAACAATTGCCATAATTCCAAAAAGGCAGCAAACGTTGGCCCCTTGGCCGAGGGTAAAGTTTTAATCACGCCAATTCCAAGATTTCCCGACAAAAACGACGACAGCCCAGACTTGAAAATATGTCTTTCAAAGGTGTACAAGGCAGAAAAGGTTGAACTCAGTGAAGATAGATTAAGTGTGGGAAGCACTAAGGGGTATAGAATGGTGAGAGCTACTCGAGGGGTGAGTGAAGGTGCATGGTATTTTGAAATCAAAGTGGTGCATTTGGGAGAGACAGGGCATACGAGGTTGGGGTGGTCGACAGATAAAGGCGACTTGCAGGCACCAGTAGGATACGATGAGAATAGTTTCGGGTATAGAGATGTTGATGGCAGTAAAGTGCACAAGGCTTTGAGGGAGAAGTATGGGGAGGAAGGATATAAAGAAGGTGATGTTATTGGGTTTTACATTAATTTACCAGATGGAGGGTCTTACGCGCCCGATCCCCAGCGAATGGTTTGGTACAAGGGGCAGCGCTATGTCTGTGCTCCTGATACCAAATATGATTCCCCCAAAGTTGTTCCTGGTGAGTACATCTCTGTTCTTTATAATGCAGGTTGTTTCAATGCATATCGTTGTTCTAGATCATTGCTAGTGTAGAC
Proteins encoded:
- the LOC140960170 gene encoding protein TRAUCO-like, whose product is MESLQTPPTATVNGGDTDNTVVTISGTKAERETGADHGNGAKEELEHAASEEISSDETSNYGTPSLNPETDAGEEDEEEDEEGEEEEHNTKQQKQLSELPKGGSSDARIAVMLSRADTKNTPLPLPNGKPAHAVKKPKKKSKDVWTTTSRKGKKKTKHVFNNCHNSKKAANVGPLAEGKVLITPIPRFPDKNDDSPDLKICLSKVYKAEKVELSEDRLSVGSTKGYRMVRATRGVSEGAWYFEIKVVHLGETGHTRLGWSTDKGDLQAPVGYDENSFGYRDVDGSKVHKALREKYGEEGYKEGDVIGFYINLPDGGSYAPDPQRMVWYKGQRYVCAPDTKYDSPKVVPGSEMSFFKNGVCQGVAFNNLFGGHYYPAASIYTLPNQPNCVVKFNFGPDFECFPEDFGGQPAPRPMIEVPYQSYNGRVENGGSSPWKISRICPMFNVVKAVKD
- the LOC140958868 gene encoding uncharacterized protein, producing MAKACWEELSTWNHVLSLSNEADRFVQWMFNLFQTVDVSTLENIAMVLWGIWRTRNEKLWNKIFKPAESVVSSALQLLMDWRAVCSIERIRDRTNQRDGERITWQKPQAQALKCNVDALVQNGLRNIGVGMVFRGSDGLFILAKTNVFIGRVGIKDAEAMAFKEVLSWVEGMNVQNVIFESDSKIFVEAITVEIEDDSEFGTIISECREVLRQRPLFSVYFTRRQANKVAHNLARASYFYARPSTWNTSPNFIFDVLNEDRNSLDS